The DNA segment CCAGGGTCaagtgcatatatatatataattatatagtctcaTTTGTTAAAGTACAGAATTTGTTATGTAACAGTAATTTGTACTACAGGGGCCTGAACATAATTTACTGGAAACGTAACACAGCCTTAATGGATTGCATACTCCGCAGCACTAATTGCTGGCAGGTGGTCAGGCAATTACTGGCTTATGAATGAACCTTACATAACGCACTAATGGCAACAACTACTCAGAGAACCCAGCACAGCATATGTGGAGTAAACAAGTGACCAAAAATCAAGCACTTTTTGTAATTACTGCACTTACTATGAGTACCCCATTATCTATGGTCTAAAAACTAAAAGTCCAGACTTAACCAAGCCACTAATTATATGATAATATCAAAAATTCCCACAGATACTGCACATCATTCacaacaacaataatattGTTGTGGGGACCAATGGGTAAATGTTTCAATCACTCCctggcctataattataattataattataatactgatAGCAGTTCAGTGGGTCActcacacccatacacactagctacatgtaccataggactacagtataaattataaccATAATTGCTTAATTATATCCCTACAGACAATAGTCATAGGATGACATGCAGGCgtgtaattgtataattagagTGAGTGAGTGCACGCTATTGGTCAGACTACTGTCTCTAACCACCTACACAGTTTGGATACAAGCCAGCACTGCAGAGGGTCAATTACAGAAAGATAAAAATGATCAGCGTTGTCTGCCAAAGAAAATTAACCATGCACACAGTCCAAAACACGGCCCAGCACCACTCGTTGACATGCAGGCTGCTTGTTGTATTACATAAGTATAAAGGTGTACATATACAATTATAAGCGTGTCAATTTACACGGCCGGCCGGCTGGCCTAACACTCGGTTGACATGCAGCACACTTGGTATATTACATAAGACCATTATAACCGTGTACatttaaacataattattataagaccATTCAAATACAGACACAGCAATATTAATAGGAGGCTCAATACAGACCGAAGTACTTACAACTATTATTGTAAGCTATACGAGGAAATGCCTCACCTTAAGTTTTCTGTTGACTTTCTGACAGAATCGATAGAGCATGGCAAGGTTGAGTGGTCCGAAGTCATTGTAGAAGCTGTCAAAGATATTCGCATAAATTAGTGAAGTATAAATTTACGAAGcctaaaaattaataagttTTCACACTTGGTCTAGTGTTAGCGGGATCTAATGGTTGACTACAACTTACTTTTCGTAGGAGAACTCAGGATCGTTTTCAATGCTGAAGTAGTAGCAACTGGAGGTGCTTTTGGGTTTAGATCGTAGGGTGGCAAAGTACAGTCGGTCTGCAAATTAAGAGAGGATAATCAATTTTCtttacacgtacgtacacgcTCTTGTTATTTTTTGTCACTAAAAACATCAAATTTACAAGCACTAAACAAGCACTAAACGAGCTAAAGTTTGCCTCAAGGAATAATTACagagctagtacatgtattctaCACATATTCTACTGTTAGCCAAAATACTCTCCCTTAATTACATCAGCTAACACAGGCATTTTACACAACGTCTTTTATGGCTTTGTTCCCACCAGCACCCTAGTCCTAATCCTAATCTTGTCACAGAAGACAGAAGCCCAATATTTTGTATTCAAACATGCCCCTTGGATATGATATCAAACTtccagagcacacacacacacacacacatgtaggtacatgtagtgtgcatGTTTCACACACACTTACGTACCTTCAAGAACTTCACAGACAGAATCGGTGGCCATCTTTCTATGCAGATTGTAGGTTGATGCAGATTGAAATGTCTATGGTCTAGGTAGTAGCGCTTCGAAGTGATTGGTAGGTACGTGTAGAGTAGTCTGTTAGTCGTTCGTAGACGTTGGTTGCCCTTGTACCTAAGTAGACATCTCCTTGGAGAGTGCTCAGACTTGCGACCCCGTTGTGACCGGCGCAGTCCTCTTGTTTCTTGTATGTAATAGATTGCTACACAGCTAACCTTCACTTTAAATCACACTAGATATGATTGACTGGTCGGCAGAAACCTTAGTTAAGTAGTAGTACTCTTTACAACGACAAACAGCTTTTTTAATAGACTTTCAGAATTAAATTAGTGTATCAATTTACTTGTCACAGCTTATAATTAGCAACACGTGAGAggtagggggtggggctgcacTGCACCAAGCTTGCAGCAACTtagctcagctagctagctaacttgCTTGCATCTGTACAGAACTGAGGATGTCCGTGTATCAAAGTGCTAGGAGAAGAAAGCCTGCAAACAATGATGAGAAAAGGCAGTCAGTTTACTTGCCTCAAGATAAACACACTCATTTGCAGAAACCTCTAAAAGAGACAGCATTTGAAGATCCTATCTTTCCTGGAAAGGTAGCTAATTTTTTCTCCAGCATTTTCTATTATTACGTTTTGTTGCTGTAGGTTGTGACAATTGAAAGAGGGCATCCAGGACTAGGGGCTATAGCTGTTCCTACTAGCATTATACGAGAATCGTTTCACAGAAGAGTTGGAATTCAAGAGATGATCGATCCGTCTGGTGTCTACAAGCTCCGCACAGTTGAGATAAAGAGGAATCACGGAGAAAGCATAGGTTTCTATATAAGGCAAGGTGATGGCTGGAAACGAGAGGGTGGAGTCTTTGTGTCCAGAGTGAATCTTGGTAGCGTGGTGGACGTCAATGATTTGCTACACGTTGGAGAGGAGATCGTGAAAGTGAATGGAGTAAATATCACAAAGATGCCTTTGAATGATGTGGTATCACTCATTCAGAAGAAAAGAAACATTCTACGCCTTACAGTGAAACTTCCTACTTCTGAAGCAATCTTACAAACATTTTCTGCAAAACATCGACTCCCAGTGTCACAAGAGATCCCTCCTACAGTCACTATTCTCAATGATGACATTTCAGTACAAATTAAATCCACTCCAGAAATTGATCGAGCTGAACTCAATCGAGCACAAGACAGTACTAACGATGATGATAAAGAGCTCACAAGAACTAGTAGAAGCACTCCTAAATTAGCTGACGATGCCGCAATAATAACGGAGCCAATTATTTCCTCAATGCCTGAAGAAGCAAGTATGACATCTTCCGATTCCCCAGAGTCCTCTCCTCCTCCCTCACCTCCCACGTCTCCAGTACCAGAGCTGCTGGATTCACCACCACCTTCTCCTACTTTAGTGAACTTACCATCATTCAAACCGGCCGACAAGTATTCTTCACCAACCAGTGAAGACTCTTCATCATGTTCTGATGAATTGACTGATTCACTGAAAGATCTTCTAGACTTTCCATCTACATTTGATATTTTAACATCCGACAATGAATCAGATGTCTTGCTCGGCAAACAAACTCCATCTCTCATGACATCATCTCTCTCCAGTATACCCCCCACATTGTTCCCTTACCCTCTAACACCTCCAGCATCTGTTTCATCGTCTGATTGTACCTCATCAGTAGACTCTCCCACTGTACCCATCTCTTACTCTCCTATACTGTTCCCACCTTCACAGCctcactcctcacactctctCACTCTTTCAAAATCATTCCCACCttcaccaccccctccaacGCCCCCCACATCTCTCCCACCCTCACAGCCACCCACTCCACCATCctcaccaccccctccactacCTACGTTTCCACCCCCCACATTGTCCGAACCAATTTTACCACCCACATCAAAACTAAGCGAATCTGATGTCGAAGACATTTTCAAAATGAATGAAATTGAGACTCATTTACGACATTGGCTGACACATTATGAAACAAATGGTATGGAGCAGCAAACAAACATTTGAAGTTCTGTCAACACATGTCATTTTTCAtaatggaccattacaaaatAATAACCTCATATGAACGAATTATTGATGCCTCAGACTATTAACCATATGCTCCACAGTTTACAAGTAACACTATTGAAAGTGAACTCATTCAGATTTGCGCAGTGTATGTCATCATAGGCGTTAAAAATAATAAGAAAGTAAAAAAAGATaagcacatacacacagtaaagataaacctagctagctacgtgCCTCAGACTGAAaacttggtcaacagctgtgctGCGATACCAATCACAAGCACATTCAGTTGCGCAATGTTGTCATCATGGGCaaacaaattattattaaatttaaaactaaataattataaaaaagaACATAAAATAAACTAGAACATAAATATGAGCTTTCAAGTTCTTCCTTGTCATCTCGGCACACCAAACAGGCATGATCAGATCAGGAAAATGGACAAATCATTCAGCCCCTAAAATTATAAAGCTAAAAATTGCCTTAAATTTACTATTATCTACATTCCTAGttctataaaaataaaaagtcACATCATAGCCAAGAAATTGGCTCAGTGAAGTGCTATCGTCAGAGACAGCAACCAGAAAAACTGGCAGCCATCTTAGACTTAAACTGATGAGTAATGAGTCATCATCAATGTGACGGctaagggggtggggctactGTACTTACCACAATAGGAAAGCAGGGTGGGGCTTGTAGCTGCAACACTTGCACAGTACTtgtgagctagctagagctagctagctagagatagTTAGCTACCGGTAGCTAGCTGGAGCTCACAATGGCTAGTTTTATACCCAGCCCTACACCAAGCAAAGAGGCCCATTCTCCTGAAGATCAGTTTTCTCGAGATCCCATGATGACCTTGAAGTGGTACCACCCTAATCTCAGTCGACACACAGCAGACTGTATGCTCATTGACAATGCCCCTGAGGGCTCCTACCTTCTACGGCCCTCAAGCAACCACGATTCAGACAACTCTTATGTCCTATGTGTGAAGCTATCTTGTTCAGTACAGCACATCAAGGTAATGATAATTCCTGGTGGTCATGGATACCGGTTCGGCAACAGTACTTTTAAAGATGTCAATGGACTTCGAAAACACATCGAGTTAGAAAAACCGGTGATTGGAGGAGATTCGGGAGTCACTGTTGTTTTGAAGTTCCCGTACATGAGATTTGTGGACGAGTCTCATATGTACACCGATGTTGTTCATCATGCAGTGACTAACATGATGGATTCCAGCTCCGACTCGGACAGCGAGTCATTGAACGAGAGTGTAGCCACTAGCCGTAAATACCAAGACGTTATGAAAGGAAGAGCAATATCAGCGAAAGAGGGTTACCTCACAAAGCAAGGGAAGTTTCCTAGAACATGGCGAGTGAGATGGTTTGTGTTACGAAACAATATCTTGAGCTACTACAAGACAAAGCAATCCTCTAGACCCATCGACTCTTTAGATCTCTTTAAAGCATCAATGGTGGAGTATGATGACTCGAAACAAAAGGATTTTTGTTTTAGTATCACATTTTCAAGGAGAACTTACTTCCTTTATGCCAACAATGCCGAGGACTGTCAAAATTGGGTAGAACTACTTAAATCAAAAGTGGGAAGTGATTCTCCGAGTtgatgtattataattataacatcacAACCAACACAGTCATTCTCTAGCAATGATTGTACATATTTATACTCCCTTATTAAGTTTCTGTGTATGGTTTTCATTGTATTCTTTTATACCACAAGTTTCTGACTATGTACACTGCACACCTTATGTATCGTATGATCATGTGATTTTTTTACTCATCGAAGACAATTTCAACGCTGCTTGTACATATAAACCAAATCATTTGTAATGATTATTGTTGATGGCACTTATTGATCATGAAGTGTTGACTATTGATCAAAACCACAACAGTTTACAACAAATAAAGAGTCAGTTTTAAAAATTTAAACAAGCATAAAGTGGTCGTGAGAAAATTAATACGTACACCTGGCAATACATGATAAAAACAACAGAAGAATGTGTAC comes from the Halichondria panicea chromosome 4, odHalPani1.1, whole genome shotgun sequence genome and includes:
- the LOC135334577 gene encoding uncharacterized protein LOC135334577 — protein: MSVYQSARRRKPANNDEKRQSVYLPQDKHTHLQKPLKETAFEDPIFPGKVVTIERGHPGLGAIAVPTSIIRESFHRRVGIQEMIDPSGVYKLRTVEIKRNHGESIGFYIRQGDGWKREGGVFVSRVNLGSVVDVNDLLHVGEEIVKVNGVNITKMPLNDVVSLIQKKRNILRLTVKLPTSEAILQTFSAKHRLPVSQEIPPTVTILNDDISVQIKSTPEIDRAELNRAQDSTNDDDKELTRTSRSTPKLADDAAIITEPIISSMPEEASMTSSDSPESSPPPSPPTSPVPELLDSPPPSPTLVNLPSFKPADKYSSPTSEDSSSCSDELTDSLKDLLDFPSTFDILTSDNESDVLLGKQTPSLMTSSLSSIPPTLFPYPLTPPASVSSSDCTSSVDSPTVPISYSPILFPPSQPHSSHSLTLSKSFPPSPPPPTPPTSLPPSQPPTPPSSPPPPLPTFPPPTLSEPILPPTSKLSESDVEDIFKMNEIETHLRHWLTHYETNGMEQQTNI
- the LOC135334586 gene encoding dual adapter for phosphotyrosine and 3-phosphotyrosine and 3-phosphoinositide-like; its protein translation is MASFIPSPTPSKEAHSPEDQFSRDPMMTLKWYHPNLSRHTADCMLIDNAPEGSYLLRPSSNHDSDNSYVLCVKLSCSVQHIKVMIIPGGHGYRFGNSTFKDVNGLRKHIELEKPVIGGDSGVTVVLKFPYMRFVDESHMYTDVVHHAVTNMMDSSSDSDSESLNESVATSRKYQDVMKGRAISAKEGYLTKQGKFPRTWRVRWFVLRNNILSYYKTKQSSRPIDSLDLFKASMVEYDDSKQKDFCFSITFSRRTYFLYANNAEDCQNWVELLKSKVGSDSPS